The sequence TGTGAACCAAAAGCGCGGCAATTATCCTTTTGGTGAAGTAGCCAATCCAGAGTGGGTATCTACCAATGGCTCTAAGTTAGGTCCATGCAGCTTTCCGGGCTATTCGGGTAAGGTATTCGAGCCTATAGACGAATACAAAGGCGATTTTGCCCGCACTTATTTTTACATGGCTACTCGCTACCAAGACATCATTGCCTCATGGGAGAACTACACCAGCTATAGCGACGCCGTCTTGGATGGGTCTTCTGACAAAGTGTTTGAAGATTGGGCGCTGAACCTACTTTATAGCTGGCATGTGCAGGACCCTGTCTCTCAGAAAGAAATAGATCGTAACAATGCTATTTATGCTATTCAAGGCAATCGCAATCCTTATATAGACCATCCTGAATGGGTGTCAGCCGTATGGGGAATTACCCAACCCACGCATGTGTATTGGGCAAAAGCAGCTGCCATTGCCTACGAAGCGATTGGCAGCCCAGCTACCTACACCGTAGAGGTATTGCTCAACAATGACTTGTTAAATAATTGTAGCGTAGACATACAGACCGCGGGCACTGCTACCCTTGGCATCGATTACACACTCAGCACCACGCAACTCACTTTTTCGGGCGGTCAAACAAGGCGTACCTTGACCATTACTCTACTTGAGGATGCCATCATCGAAGCAGATGAGACCATCGTCTTGACCCTTACAAGCCCGACCAACGGGCTGAACGTGGGGCAGCCCGCGACCTTCACACTTACGCTCAAGGATGCAACGGCACGCCCCACACTAAATTTTGCCAAAAGCAGCGACAGTTTCAAAGAAGGCTTTGACTACCCGCTCTTGTTTAGCCTGAGTGCTCCCTTGACCGAGCCCCAGCAACTAATTCTTACTCTTGATGGTACCGCCGTTTACGGTGTCGATTATGAAACCCTGCCCGCTGCCAATTCAGGAACAATCAGCCTGACCCTGCCCGCAGGCGTGCAGACCTACAGCTTGGGTGTGCGTCTGGCAAAAGACAATGTGCTTGATGATGGTGAAACTATTATTTTCCACTTGCGTCAATTACCCGATGGTTTGCAAGCTGGCAGCCAAACCTCTTTTACGCTTACTATTCTCGAAAATAGCGAATATATTACTGCTATCACCACTGCTACGGACAACAGCGTACGCTTCTATCCGAACCCTGCTCGCCATGCTCTTTATGTGGAAGGCTTGCCTGAAGGTACTACTTTGCAACTGCTCGATGCTCAGGGGCAGGTGCTCGCCATATGGCAGCATCGTCTTGGAGCGGTCTGGCTGTTGCACTATACCAAGGGGTTGTATTTTGTGCGCTATATGCTTATGAATCAATGGAATACGCAAAAAGTCATCATTGAGTAAATAAATTAGAACCAAAACGCTTCTTCCTATGAAACGACAATCTTTACGCTTTTTCCTTTGGGCGCTCTTTGTCTTGTCCACTATTGGACAAGCGCATGCGCAGAACTTCACAGAGGATTTCACTGGGTGCAACAATTTAAACAGCTTCTCGGCTTATAATGTATTGGGTGCACAGACGTGGGGGTGCACTACATTTGGACAAACTGGGGATGGTGTTCAGATGAATGGGTATGCTGGTGGTGCTCCTCAAGATAATGAGGACTGGTTGCTTTCACCTGCTTTGAACACTTCTGCCTCATCTACACTTTCGTTTGCGTATAGAACTAAGTTTTCCGGTCCTGATTTAGTAGTGAAGATATCTACAAATTATAGTGGCGGTGCCCCTTCGAGTGCTACATGGACGGACCTGGTAACCCTTCCATCTAATAATTCTGATACTTGGGTTACACAGTCTCCCATTGATATAAGTGCCTATGCTAG comes from Thermonema lapsum and encodes:
- a CDS encoding endonuclease; translation: MRHFYRSFFILVAVFLWANSVAGAQPANYYSSAEGKTGYALKTALHNIIKNHQVQSYSSLWNHFQSTDKKPNGKVWDMYSDVPGGTPAYEYSFGSDQCGSYSKEGDCYNREHSFPKSWFNNASPMYSDLFHLYPTDGYVNQKRGNYPFGEVANPEWVSTNGSKLGPCSFPGYSGKVFEPIDEYKGDFARTYFYMATRYQDIIASWENYTSYSDAVLDGSSDKVFEDWALNLLYSWHVQDPVSQKEIDRNNAIYAIQGNRNPYIDHPEWVSAVWGITQPTHVYWAKAAAIAYEAIGSPATYTVEVLLNNDLLNNCSVDIQTAGTATLGIDYTLSTTQLTFSGGQTRRTLTITLLEDAIIEADETIVLTLTSPTNGLNVGQPATFTLTLKDATARPTLNFAKSSDSFKEGFDYPLLFSLSAPLTEPQQLILTLDGTAVYGVDYETLPAANSGTISLTLPAGVQTYSLGVRLAKDNVLDDGETIIFHLRQLPDGLQAGSQTSFTLTILENSEYITAITTATDNSVRFYPNPARHALYVEGLPEGTTLQLLDAQGQVLAIWQHRLGAVWLLHYTKGLYFVRYMLMNQWNTQKVIIE